DNA sequence from the Nicotiana tomentosiformis chromosome 3, ASM39032v3, whole genome shotgun sequence genome:
agaggatgacgttggctatgccaggtttgccacgATTGGAGTGGAATGGGTACTtaggattatgttcctagcagggtggtgtctttccttaagAAGCAACAGATGGCTGCAAAGGGGTGTGATGAgtatctagcatatgtgagagatgttggtattgatactcctacctttgagtcagttccggtagtgagagactatccagacgtatttccagtggatcttccgagcatgccgcccaacaaggatatcaattttggtattgagtTATTGCCGggtactcagcctatttctattccactatattgTATTGCCCCAGCAGAGtaaaaggagttaaaggagcagttgtaaGAGTTGCtttataagggtttcattcggcctagtgtatcaccttggggtgctccggtcttgtttatAAAGAAGAAGGATTGTTCCGTgagcatgtgtattgattatcgccagttaaacaaggttacagtgaataaCAAGTATCTATTACCATGcatgatgacctatttgaccagctaCAAGGTGTTAGGGTGTTTTTCAatgattgacttgcgttcaggctatcatcagttgaagattcggaagccagatattctgaagactacCTTTAGGACTCGGTGTGGTCATTACAAGTtctttgtgatgtcatttgggctaaccaacgccccaacaacattcatgcactcgatgaacaatgtattccagccttatcttgactcattcgtcattgtgtttattgacaacatcttgGTATACTCCCATatccgggaggatcatgagcaacacctgaggaccgtgcttcagaccttgaaagAAAAGacgttgtatgcaaaattttcaaagtgtgaattctagcttgattcggtggcatttttgggtcatgtagtgtcgagtgaggggatcaaggtagatccgaagaagattgaagcaatgcagagttggcccagacctttttcagctactgagattcggagtttttttTGGGTTGACAGGTTATTACCGTCgtttcatagagggtttctcatctattgctgcacctatgaccagattgacccagaagagtgctccgttcaggtggaccgaggagtgtgaggagagctttcaaaagctcaagactgctttgactacaaccctaatGTTGGTGTTGCTTACGGGTTCGGTTGTCGGTTATTAATTTATTTGGTTTGGTTAACCAAAAAATCGAATTATTAGCATATAGATTCTTTAAGTTATAATAGGCCAAGCCCATAGGTAATAATATAGGCCCAATTTTGAAGTCCATCAAAGACCCAATCCTAATAAGTAACCCAATCGGCTATTCCTAATTTCCCATTCCTTAAGACTTTTAACTCTAATGAAACTTACCATTTTATTCTAACTTACcgaaattttgaaagaaaccCAACAAATTCGTTAGTCCAATTATTACAAAGAAAGAGCCCAATATGATAATGTGCAAACCGAAAACCGATTAGAAATAAACCAAACCGAAATTAGAAAATCGAACTGAACCGAACTTATTTCAGTTCGGTTTCGGTTACTATTTTTACAAAATCGAAAACCAAATAACCGAATCGAATTTCTTCAAACCGAACCGACCAAACGCCTACCCctaagtccaaccatacaagaattaccaaattccgatgtcaaatggaccttcaaatctaaaattttgttTTTTTGGAAAGGTTTacaaaaaaattcaatttcttccatctaaatccgaaataaatgatgaatatagacatggatgtatgaaatataatcacttttggttatacaATACTTACCCAATTTAAAGTCGTGAAAACCCCCtttggaatcgcctaaatccgagacccaaaactcaaaaatgagtaaaaatggctaactttcgattttatgggttctgttcagcattttcgcatctgcggacacttgACCGCATTTGCAGTCCTGCTTCTGCGGACTGTCTGCTTCTGCGAGGCACGACtcacttttgcgagctcgcatctgcggtctaaaatccgcaggtgcgattacaccagaaggccaaaattttagattttccttaagtccaaattttgatccattaaccatatGGAATTCATCCGAGGCTCCcgagacctcaatcaaatacatcaacaaatcctaaaatatcatacgaacttagtcgagacctcaaatcatatcaaacaactttAAAACCACGAATcctaccccaattcaaacttaaggaacttaaagattttcaacttctacattcgatgccgaaacctatcaaatcaagtccgattgacctcaaattttgcacacaagtcataaatgacataacagacctattcaaattttcagaatcggattctgaccccgatatcaaaaagtcagatccgtggtcaaactttggaaatctttagcctttaaattcctagttttcgttaaatgaccataacttgagttagggacctccaaattaaatttcgggcatacacccaagtcccaaatcatgatacaaacctaccagaactgtcaaaacaccgatccatgtctgtttgctcaaaatgttgaccaaattcaacttaattgagttttaaagctctatttcacattttaatcaattgtttcatataaaaactttccgaaaaattatatgaACTGCACacacaagtcgagaaatgatgaatagttctatttgaggtctcagaacacagaaataattgttaaatttaaatatgaccttttgggtcatcacacctcgtcactactctacagaggttaggcttggcagttactgggtaccgttgtggtatactcatggtatgcttctgcatatatttttgtgtagatctaggtacctCCTAGAAGCCTAGGAATTAGCGAGAGTTTagctgtggagacttcaaggtatacctgtcggcGTCCGTAGGCCTCGGAGTTCCCCTCTACCTTGACTATTCTATTTTCCTTATATTTTTTAGATATTGATGTATAGGATTATGCAGTACATCtatttagagcttatgacttgtattcGTCGGGTCTTGGGAGTTGTATATGCTGAGTTGCAGATTTCATATTATATAGTTGCTAAATTTTgagactttatttattatttgagttatttctgcataaatgttaggcttacctagtcttagagactaggtgccatcacaatatcctacggagggaaattgggttgtgacaagttggtatcagagctctaggttcataggtgttatgagtcacaagcaagtttagtagaatcttgcggatcggtatgaagacatttgtacttatcttctggaggctatggaactgttaggaaaaaattcacttctttgattccttatcgtgcgaatttgttgacttcaaattcTAAATCTCagcctttctattctctcacatatggtgcgGACACACACATCTAGatttgatgatcagacacccgcaccccctgctagagctgcaaGAGGcaggggccggggtagaggccaaggacgtccacgtggtgcagtcaGAGCACCTGCACAagatgctacagaggagccaccagtagctccagttggagagcaggcacttgagacgcctgttactacccctgcacttcaatAGACCCACGCCCCAGGTTTTGAGCActtttggcactctagctcaggcagggttgattccatttgctcctgccacatctcaggctgggggaggatcaCAGACTTCCTCAGCCCGTACCAGAGCAGCGGGTCAAGGTTGAACAGGTCCTAGAGGTCATACTAATGCAGCCGGTTGTCCCAGTTTAGCCtaaggttagggcagcaacttctgagggggagcagctcagactcgagaggtacaagaagtaccaccctcctactttcagcggtttggcttcagaggatacACATGGTATTCTTGAGGAGttccaccgtatcctccgtactatgggtgttgtggagtcgagtggggttgctttcactacgttccagcttaagggagcgacttatcagtggtggcgggcatatgggTTGGGTAGCCCGTccaaggcagcttcactcacctcGACGCAGTTCTCAGAGATGTTCATgaaggagtttgttccccagaggcTTAGGGATGTACAACGCGCAAAgattgagcagttgcgccagggtgctatgaacatatcggagtatgcagtccgtttcataGATTTCTCCAGGCATGCACCAACTTTTGTCTTCACGATCAGAGAGAGAGTTCgtcaatttatcgaggggctcaaccctggtatcagattcagcatggctcgagagttggagatggacatcccaTACCAACAGGTAGTGGAGATCGTTATGAGATTGGAGGGTACGTAGGCCCGGGAGAGAGAGAGGAGATGAAGGCGAAAAGGCCtcaagattctggcacatatagtgatGTCCATTCCCCAGTTACAGCCAAtaatggtagaggctatgtgagccgtccttttcattcatcacttccagcttctagcAGTATTACGGATACTCCCAGGCCTCAGGTTTCCCATTATGCACCACCGCTGTCTAGTGCACCTTCTGCacagggtgctttcagcggtcagtcctgCCGATCAGGCCTGAGCCGGTTCCAGCAGCCATGTCCTCCGAGAGCtttttttgagtgtggtgacactagtcATATGATAAGGGATTTCCCCAAACTCAggaaggggtgcacctccacagactacccAGGCCCTacgtattccacagggccctctgGTTTCTCAAGCCGTGGTTAGTGCACTAGTTGCCACTCCACATGCAAATCCAGCCAGGGGTGGAGGTCGGGcatgtagaggtcgccctagagggggaggccaggccaaatgTTATGCTCTTCTTACCAATATGGAGGCGGTTACATCCGACTTAGTTATCATAAGTgttgttccggtttgtcatagagatgcatcagtcttatttgatctaggctccacttattcctatgtattatcttacttttatccatatttgggtatatcctgTGATTATCTGAGTTCTCTCgtctatgtgtccacgcctgtcggagattctattattgttgaccatgtgtattggtcgtgtttagttgttcttggtggttttgagaccagagccgatctattgttgctcagtatggtagattgtgatgttattttgggcatggactagttgtttccctatcatgctatccttgattgtcacgccaagacgatgacattggctatgccaggtttgccacaGTTGGAGTGGAGGGGGTACTtaggattatgttcctagcagggtggtgtctttccttaagAAGCAACAGATGGCTGCAAAGGGGTGTGATGAgtatctagcatatgtgagagatgttggtgttgatactcctaccgttgagtcagttccggtagtgagagactatccagacgtatttccagtggatcttccgagcatgccgcccaacagggatatcaattttggtattgagtTATTGCCGggtactcagcctatttctattccactatattgTATTGCCCCAGCAGAGttaaaggagttaaaggagcagttgtaaGAGTTGCtttataagggtttcattcggcctagtgtatcaccttggggtgctccggtcttgtttatAAAGAAGAAGGATTGTTCCGTgagcatgtgtattgattatcgccagttaaacaaggttacagtgaataaCAAGTATCTATTAccatgcattgatgacctatttgaccagctaCAAGGTGTTAGGGTGTTTTTCAatgattgacttgcgttcaggctatcatcagttgaagattcggaagccagatattctgaagactacCTTTAGGACTCGGTGTGGTCATTACAAGTtctttgtgatgtcatttgggctaaccaacgccccaacaacattcatgcactcgatgaacaatgtattccagccttatcttgactcattcgtcattgtgtttattgacaacatcttgGTATACTCCCATatccgggaggatcatgagcagcacctgaggaccgtgcttcagaccttgaaagAAAAGacgttgtatgcaaaattttcaaagtgtgaattctggcttgattcggtggcatttttgggtcatgtagtgtcgagtgaggggatcaaggtagatccgaagaagattgaagcaatgcagagttggcccagacctttttcagctactgagattcggagtttttttTGGGTTGACAGGTTATTACCGTCgtttcatagagggtttctcatctattgctgcacctatgaccagattgacccagaagggtgctccgttcaggtggacc
Encoded proteins:
- the LOC138907830 gene encoding uncharacterized protein — protein: MGVVESSGVAFTTFQLKGATYQWWRAYGLGSPSKAASLTSTQFSEMFMKEFVPQRLRDVQRAKIEQLRQGAMNISEYAVRFIDFSRHAPTFVFTIRERVRQFIEGLNPGIRFSMARELEMDIPYQQVVEIVMRLEVTANNGRGYVSRPFHSSLPASSSITDTPRPQVSHYAPPLSSAPSAQGAFSGQSCRSGLSRFQQPCPPRAFFECGDTSHMIRDFPKLRKGCTSTDYPGPTYSTGPSGFSSRG